Proteins co-encoded in one Arthrobacter globiformis genomic window:
- the tkt gene encoding transketolase: MNPTATATRIADSTTGSTLDWTAEDQRAVDTARVLAADAVEKVGNGHPGTAMSLAPAAYLLFQKLMRHDPKNPDWIGRDRFVLSPGHTSLTLYIQLFLSGYGLELKDLEALRTWGSLTPGHPEYKHTAGVEITTGPLGQGLASSVGFAYSQRRMRGLFDADAPAGESPFDHTIWVIASDGDLQEGVTSEASSLAGHQELGNLVVIYDENHISIEDDTDIAFTEDVLKRYEAYGWHTQRVDWTKTGDYVEDVQELYSALLAAKAETSKPSIISLRTIIGYPAPKKQNTGKIHGSALGSEEVAALKNVLGFDPGKSFEVDEDVLAHARGVVDRGAHARKEWEESFSAWQSANPDAAALLERVEARQLPAGLEAALPVFPAGKDVSTRAASGKVLNAIGPVMPELWGGSADLAESNNTTIEGSPSFIPASRSTEAWKGNPYGRVLHFGIREHAAASIVNGISLHGKTRAFSGTFLIFSDYQKPAIRLGALMGVPSIYVWSHDSIGLGEDGPTHQPVEQLASLRAIPGLDVVRPADANEVGIAWKTILENHENPAGIVLTRQNVPTYERGEGAAEGDTFASPAGVAKGGYVLAEASEDGKTVDAQVILIGTGSEVQLAVQAREALQAEGIATRVVSMPCVEWFNKQDAAYRDAVLPAAVKARVSVEAGLALGWKEFVGDAGRSISLEHYGASADYKRLFQEFGITAEAVTAAAKDSLAAAAN; encoded by the coding sequence GTGAATCCGACAGCAACCGCGACTCGTATCGCAGACAGCACCACAGGTTCAACACTCGACTGGACGGCCGAGGACCAGCGCGCGGTAGACACCGCCCGTGTTTTGGCCGCGGACGCCGTCGAGAAGGTCGGCAACGGCCACCCCGGCACGGCGATGAGCCTGGCTCCGGCCGCTTACCTTCTGTTCCAGAAGCTGATGCGGCACGACCCGAAGAACCCGGACTGGATCGGCCGCGACCGCTTCGTCCTCTCCCCCGGCCACACGTCCCTGACGCTCTACATCCAGCTGTTCCTCTCCGGCTACGGCCTGGAACTGAAGGACCTTGAGGCACTGCGCACGTGGGGTTCGCTGACCCCGGGCCACCCCGAATACAAGCACACCGCCGGGGTGGAAATCACCACCGGCCCGCTGGGCCAGGGCCTGGCCTCCTCGGTGGGCTTCGCGTACTCCCAGCGCCGCATGCGCGGCCTGTTCGACGCCGATGCTCCCGCCGGCGAGAGCCCGTTCGACCACACCATCTGGGTGATCGCTTCCGACGGCGACCTCCAGGAAGGCGTGACCTCCGAGGCGTCCTCCCTCGCCGGCCACCAGGAACTGGGCAACCTCGTGGTCATCTACGACGAGAACCACATCTCCATCGAAGACGACACCGACATCGCCTTCACTGAAGACGTCCTGAAGCGCTACGAAGCCTACGGCTGGCACACCCAGCGCGTGGACTGGACCAAGACCGGCGACTACGTCGAAGACGTCCAGGAGCTGTACTCGGCTTTGCTGGCGGCCAAGGCGGAAACCTCCAAGCCGTCCATCATCTCGCTGCGCACCATCATCGGCTACCCGGCCCCGAAGAAGCAGAACACCGGCAAGATCCACGGCTCGGCCCTGGGCTCGGAAGAAGTGGCAGCATTGAAGAACGTCCTCGGCTTCGACCCCGGGAAGTCCTTTGAGGTGGACGAGGACGTGCTGGCCCACGCCCGCGGCGTCGTCGACCGCGGCGCCCACGCACGCAAGGAGTGGGAAGAGTCCTTCTCGGCCTGGCAGTCCGCCAACCCGGACGCTGCCGCCCTGCTGGAGCGCGTCGAGGCCCGCCAGCTCCCCGCCGGGCTCGAGGCCGCCCTGCCGGTCTTCCCGGCAGGCAAGGACGTTTCCACCCGCGCCGCTTCCGGCAAGGTCCTGAACGCCATCGGCCCGGTCATGCCCGAACTCTGGGGCGGCTCGGCCGACCTCGCCGAGTCCAACAACACCACGATCGAGGGCTCGCCGTCGTTCATTCCGGCCTCCCGCTCCACGGAAGCGTGGAAGGGCAACCCGTACGGCCGGGTCCTGCACTTCGGTATCCGCGAGCACGCCGCCGCCTCGATCGTGAACGGCATCAGCCTGCACGGCAAGACCCGCGCGTTCTCCGGCACGTTCCTGATCTTCAGTGACTACCAGAAGCCGGCGATCCGCCTTGGCGCCCTCATGGGCGTCCCGTCCATCTATGTGTGGTCGCACGACTCCATCGGCCTGGGCGAGGACGGGCCCACGCACCAGCCGGTGGAGCAGCTCGCTTCGCTGCGTGCGATCCCGGGTCTCGACGTCGTCCGCCCGGCCGATGCCAACGAGGTTGGTATCGCGTGGAAGACCATCCTGGAGAACCACGAGAACCCGGCAGGCATCGTCCTGACCCGCCAGAACGTCCCGACCTACGAGCGTGGCGAGGGCGCGGCCGAGGGTGACACCTTTGCTTCCCCGGCCGGTGTGGCCAAGGGCGGCTACGTGCTGGCCGAGGCATCCGAGGACGGCAAGACCGTGGACGCGCAGGTCATCCTAATCGGCACCGGCTCCGAGGTCCAGCTGGCTGTCCAGGCCCGCGAAGCACTGCAGGCCGAAGGCATCGCCACCCGTGTAGTGTCCATGCCGTGTGTCGAGTGGTTCAACAAGCAGGACGCCGCCTACCGTGACGCTGTCCTGCCCGCAGCGGTCAAGGCCCGGGTGTCCGTCGAAGCCGGCCTTGCCCTGGGGTGGAAGGAATTCGTCGGCGACGCCGGCCGCTCCATCAGCCTCGAGCACTACGGCGCATCCGCCGACTACAAGCGCCTGTTCCAGGAATTCGGCATCACGGCAGAAGCGGTTACTGCCGCCGCCAAGGACTCCCTCGCCGCTGCAGCCAACTAA
- the tal gene encoding transaldolase: MTNATPTALLSDAGLSIWLDDLSRERLASGSLQKLIDQKNVVGVTTNPSIFQAAITSGTDYDAKIAELAAQGAGVEETIFEITTTDVADACDLFAPIAAATNGVDGRVSIEVDPRLAWDTAGTIAEAKNLYKKVDRDNVLIKIPATIEGLEAITAVLAEGISVNVTLIFSLERYRAVINAFQAGLKQAGENGHDLSKIHSVASFFISRVDTEIDKRLDAIGTKQAKALKGQAGVANARLAYQVYEELFSTKRWAVLAEAGARPQRPLWASTGVKDPAYPDTLYVTELVAAGIVNTMPEKTLDATFDHGVVTGDTITGTYAEANTVLNALEHLGISYNNVVAQLESEGLDKFVASWNELLADVNGALTTARKAS; the protein is encoded by the coding sequence ATGACCAACGCAACACCCACCGCACTGCTGTCCGACGCCGGTTTGTCCATCTGGCTGGACGACCTCTCCCGCGAGCGGCTCGCCAGCGGCAGCCTGCAGAAGCTCATCGACCAGAAGAACGTGGTCGGCGTAACCACCAACCCGTCCATCTTCCAGGCCGCGATCACCTCCGGCACGGACTACGACGCTAAGATCGCCGAACTTGCCGCGCAGGGCGCCGGCGTCGAGGAGACGATCTTCGAGATCACCACCACCGATGTCGCCGATGCCTGCGACCTCTTCGCCCCGATCGCGGCTGCCACCAATGGCGTGGACGGCCGCGTCTCCATCGAGGTGGACCCCCGCCTGGCCTGGGACACCGCCGGCACCATCGCCGAGGCCAAGAACCTTTACAAGAAGGTCGACAGGGACAATGTCCTGATCAAGATCCCGGCCACGATTGAAGGCCTGGAGGCCATCACCGCGGTCCTGGCCGAAGGCATCAGTGTCAACGTGACCCTGATCTTTTCCCTGGAGCGCTACCGGGCCGTCATTAACGCATTCCAGGCCGGTCTGAAGCAGGCCGGGGAAAACGGCCACGACCTGTCCAAGATCCACTCTGTTGCGTCGTTCTTCATCTCCCGCGTGGACACCGAAATCGACAAGCGCCTGGATGCGATCGGCACCAAGCAGGCCAAGGCCCTCAAGGGCCAGGCCGGCGTTGCCAACGCCCGCCTGGCCTACCAGGTGTACGAGGAGCTCTTTTCCACCAAACGCTGGGCAGTCCTGGCGGAGGCGGGAGCTCGCCCACAGCGCCCGCTGTGGGCCTCCACCGGTGTGAAGGATCCGGCCTACCCGGATACCCTCTATGTGACCGAGCTCGTCGCCGCCGGCATCGTGAACACCATGCCGGAGAAGACCCTGGACGCGACCTTCGACCACGGTGTGGTCACCGGTGACACCATTACCGGCACCTACGCCGAAGCCAACACCGTCCTGAACGCCCTCGAACACCTCGGCATCTCTTACAACAACGTGGTCGCACAACTGGAATCCGAAGGCCTGGACAAGTTTGTTGCCAGCTGGAACGAACTGCTGGCCGACGTTAACGGCGCCCTCACCACCGCACGGAAGGCCTCCTAG
- the hxlB gene encoding 6-phospho-3-hexuloisomerase, giving the protein MNPTATATSTVYSTTDDIVRNLSLVRDEIAATAAKIDEQQVAGLARHISLTGRVFVAGAGRSGLVLRMAAMRLMHLGLNVHVAGDTTTPAISSGDLLLVASGSGTTSGVVKAAETAAKAGARIAAFTTNPDSPLAGLADAVVIIPAAQKTDHGTSVSRQYAGSLFEQVLFVATEAIFQSLWDNDAQPAEELWLRHANLE; this is encoded by the coding sequence GTGAATCCGACAGCAACCGCGACGAGTACGGTCTACAGCACCACAGATGACATTGTCCGCAACCTGTCCCTCGTCAGGGACGAGATCGCGGCCACGGCGGCCAAAATCGACGAACAGCAGGTAGCCGGTCTGGCACGCCACATCAGCCTGACAGGCCGCGTGTTCGTCGCCGGAGCGGGCCGAAGCGGCCTCGTCCTGCGCATGGCCGCCATGAGGCTGATGCACCTGGGCCTGAACGTCCACGTCGCCGGCGATACCACCACACCCGCCATCAGCTCTGGCGACCTGCTCCTGGTGGCCTCCGGATCGGGAACGACCTCGGGAGTGGTCAAGGCAGCCGAAACAGCAGCGAAGGCCGGAGCGCGGATTGCCGCATTCACCACCAACCCGGATTCGCCGCTCGCCGGACTTGCCGACGCAGTGGTGATCATTCCCGCCGCCCAGAAGACCGACCACGGTACCAGCGTTTCGCGCCAGTACGCCGGGTCGCTCTTCGAGCAGGTACTTTTCGTTGCTACCGAGGCCATTTTCCAGTCGCTCTGGGACAACGACGCCCAGCCGGCGGAGGAGCTGTGGCTGCGCCACGCCAACCTCGAGTAA
- a CDS encoding helix-turn-helix transcriptional regulator, producing MSAATHQPTKASTMPVSDLPWPLLHSVAAVADAPLTQIAERLRDATLPYLGNSALVIFTEDCTGRPQKKAGAEEIISRVSIAELDALRTSVSDETPWFGEAELAGRSRSALALKHASSQALLVLTDPQPSDPGHNAGLDLVAYLWRLAAKRIQEKVADAPPSYLLESRAASAERIRVTAELTDLHSTTLETLLAALRSSSMDNAEARTIATDLTAKALVALRTLSDRTTDLVEEPVAKAFERLREDLRPLTGYSGIEAEFIEPPLNGRALPGEVAHAARAVVRGLVLAMMEQPEVSRIRTQWDCDGENLLINVRDDGRGALAADAPSISRLDRRVQALTGQLRMDVMPGWGADVFVSLPLDLPARPAGDVAGWNLAARELEVLQHLAAGNRNRTIASKMGISENTVKFHVRNLFKKLDVGSRTEAIALAHSHGLR from the coding sequence ATGAGCGCAGCCACCCACCAGCCCACGAAGGCGTCCACTATGCCCGTTTCAGACCTGCCGTGGCCGTTGCTGCATTCCGTGGCAGCAGTCGCGGATGCTCCCCTGACCCAGATAGCGGAGCGGCTACGTGATGCCACGCTTCCCTACCTGGGAAACAGCGCACTGGTCATCTTCACCGAAGACTGCACGGGGCGGCCGCAGAAGAAGGCGGGTGCGGAAGAAATCATTTCAAGGGTTTCCATCGCCGAGCTGGACGCGCTTCGCACTTCCGTTTCGGATGAGACCCCCTGGTTCGGGGAAGCCGAACTTGCCGGCCGGTCCCGGTCCGCACTCGCCCTGAAACACGCCTCCAGCCAGGCCCTCCTCGTCCTCACCGATCCTCAGCCGTCCGATCCAGGGCACAACGCCGGCCTGGACTTGGTGGCATATCTGTGGCGCCTCGCTGCGAAGCGGATCCAAGAGAAAGTGGCCGATGCGCCGCCGTCGTACCTGCTGGAATCCCGGGCGGCCTCGGCTGAACGCATCCGCGTGACGGCGGAACTGACCGATCTGCATTCCACCACCCTGGAGACCCTTCTTGCAGCCCTGCGCTCATCCTCAATGGACAATGCAGAGGCCCGCACGATCGCCACAGACCTCACCGCCAAAGCTTTGGTCGCGCTGCGCACCCTCAGCGACCGCACGACGGACCTGGTGGAAGAGCCCGTTGCCAAAGCCTTCGAACGCCTGCGGGAAGACCTGCGACCACTCACGGGCTACAGCGGCATTGAGGCCGAGTTCATCGAACCGCCGCTGAACGGACGGGCCCTCCCCGGCGAAGTTGCCCACGCGGCAAGGGCAGTCGTCCGCGGACTCGTGCTGGCCATGATGGAACAACCTGAGGTCAGCAGAATCCGGACGCAGTGGGACTGCGACGGCGAAAACCTGCTGATCAACGTGCGCGACGACGGCCGTGGCGCACTTGCCGCCGACGCGCCGAGCATCAGCCGTCTGGACCGCCGGGTCCAGGCGCTCACCGGGCAGTTGCGGATGGACGTCATGCCAGGCTGGGGTGCAGACGTCTTCGTCTCGCTCCCCTTGGACCTGCCGGCACGCCCGGCCGGGGATGTTGCCGGATGGAACCTTGCCGCACGGGAACTCGAAGTGCTCCAACACCTCGCCGCCGGAAACCGCAACCGCACCATCGCCTCGAAGATGGGCATCAGCGAGAATACGGTCAAGTTCCATGTGCGGAACCTGTTCAAGAAGCTCGACGTCGGCTCACGCACCGAGGCCATTGCCTTGGCACATAGCCACGGACTGCGGTGA
- a CDS encoding histidine phosphatase family protein, with product MEGMTLTTFALIRHGQTDWNAQRRLQGSSDIPLNDVGRGQARDAVDVLSGQEWDTIVSSPLSRAAETAELIAAGLGLTVARHVPELTERSFGPAEGLQAGPELEALRIPGGFRGAESDDEAASRGLAALEALAEEFRGRRLLVVAHGTLLRLTLNRAIGSTLQSIDNAALNLAHHHAVDGWQLEYFNGERVAEAAHS from the coding sequence ATGGAAGGCATGACCCTCACGACTTTCGCCCTCATCCGCCATGGCCAGACAGACTGGAACGCGCAGCGTCGGCTGCAGGGATCCAGCGATATTCCGCTGAACGACGTCGGCCGCGGCCAGGCGCGTGACGCCGTCGACGTGCTGTCCGGGCAGGAGTGGGACACGATCGTATCCTCGCCGCTGAGCCGGGCGGCGGAAACCGCCGAACTGATCGCCGCCGGCCTGGGGCTCACAGTAGCCCGGCATGTGCCGGAGCTCACGGAGCGCAGCTTCGGACCCGCCGAGGGCCTGCAGGCCGGCCCCGAACTGGAGGCACTGCGCATCCCCGGCGGCTTCCGTGGCGCCGAAAGCGACGACGAAGCGGCCTCCCGGGGCCTGGCCGCCTTGGAGGCACTGGCCGAGGAGTTCCGCGGTCGCCGCCTTCTGGTTGTCGCACACGGAACGCTCCTCCGCCTGACCCTCAACCGTGCCATCGGCAGCACCCTGCAAAGCATCGACAATGCCGCGCTCAACCTCGCCCACCACCACGCCGTCGACGGCTGGCAGCTCGAATACTTCAACGGCGAACGGGTAGCGGAGGCCGCCCACAGCTGA
- a CDS encoding glyceraldehyde-3-phosphate dehydrogenase: MLKTSDSCLDAWMGREALAEAMIPVIGRLYRKNNVVTSIHGRSLINKSTMNILKAHRFARRMSKDELLLEETAPLLNTLARLDLGAAAIDIARLNQKFKSDGGDLTLEEFLRAELAGIVGKRGADDRTSTDVVLYGFGRIGRLLARLLIEKAGGGHGLRLRAIVVRRGSDNDLTKRASLLRRDSVHGSFEGTIRVDTDANTITANGVQIQVIYSDNPATIDYTAYGIKDALVVDNTGRWRDAEGLGQHLLSKGVARVLLTAPGKGELKNIVHGINHRDITDADRIVTAASCTTNAITPVLKALNDKYGVIHGHVETVHSFTNDQNLIDNFHKGDRRGRSAALNMVITETGAAKAVAKALPELQGKLTGSSIRVPTPDVSLAVLNLNLENGTTKDEVNNYLREMSLHSELRKQIDYIDSPEVVSTDFVGSRRAGIVDGLATIANDKNLVVYVWYDNEFGYSCQVVRVMEEMAGAHRPSFPAADVVQEAMSVLAAVGSA; this comes from the coding sequence ATGCTAAAAACCTCAGATTCTTGTCTCGATGCGTGGATGGGCCGGGAGGCCCTCGCCGAGGCCATGATCCCGGTGATCGGCCGGCTGTACCGTAAAAACAACGTGGTCACCTCCATCCACGGACGCAGCCTGATCAACAAGTCCACGATGAACATCCTGAAGGCGCACCGCTTCGCGCGCCGGATGAGCAAGGATGAGCTGCTCCTGGAGGAGACGGCACCGCTGCTGAACACGCTGGCACGGCTGGACCTGGGCGCCGCTGCCATCGACATCGCCCGCCTGAACCAGAAGTTCAAGTCCGACGGCGGCGACCTGACTTTGGAGGAATTCCTCCGTGCCGAGCTCGCCGGGATTGTGGGCAAGCGCGGCGCCGACGACCGCACCAGCACCGACGTCGTGCTCTACGGCTTCGGCCGGATCGGCCGGCTCCTGGCCCGCCTCCTGATCGAAAAGGCGGGCGGCGGCCACGGCCTGCGCCTGCGCGCCATCGTGGTCCGGCGCGGCTCCGACAACGACCTGACCAAGCGCGCAAGCCTGCTGCGCCGCGACTCCGTGCACGGTTCCTTCGAGGGGACCATCAGGGTGGACACCGACGCCAACACGATTACGGCCAATGGCGTCCAGATCCAGGTCATCTACTCGGATAACCCGGCCACCATCGACTACACCGCCTACGGCATCAAGGACGCCCTCGTGGTGGACAACACCGGCCGCTGGCGCGACGCCGAGGGCCTCGGCCAGCACCTGCTGAGCAAGGGCGTGGCCCGTGTCCTGCTGACCGCGCCGGGCAAGGGTGAGCTGAAGAACATCGTCCACGGCATCAACCACCGCGACATCACCGATGCGGACCGGATCGTGACGGCAGCCTCCTGCACCACCAACGCCATCACCCCGGTCCTGAAAGCCCTCAACGACAAGTACGGCGTGATCCACGGCCACGTCGAGACGGTCCACTCGTTCACCAACGACCAGAACCTGATCGACAACTTCCACAAGGGCGACCGCCGCGGACGCTCCGCCGCGCTGAACATGGTGATCACCGAGACCGGTGCCGCCAAGGCTGTGGCCAAGGCGCTGCCCGAACTGCAGGGCAAGCTCACCGGCAGCTCAATCCGCGTCCCCACCCCGGACGTGTCCCTGGCCGTCCTGAACCTCAACCTGGAAAACGGCACCACCAAGGACGAGGTCAACAACTACCTGCGGGAGATGTCGCTGCACTCGGAGCTGCGCAAACAGATCGACTACATCGACTCACCCGAGGTTGTCTCCACCGACTTCGTCGGCTCCCGCCGTGCAGGGATCGTTGACGGCCTCGCCACCATCGCCAACGACAAGAACCTGGTCGTCTACGTCTGGTACGACAACGAGTTCGGCTACAGCTGCCAGGTGGTCCGCGTCATGGAGGAAATGGCCGGGGCGCACCGGCCGTCATTCCCTGCTGCGGACGTCGTTCAGGAGGCCATGTCGGTGCTTGCCGCAGTGGGATCGGCCTAG
- the hxlA gene encoding 3-hexulose-6-phosphate synthase — protein sequence MKLQVAIDLLTTEAALELAGKVAEYVDIIELGTPLIKAEGLSVITAVKEAHPEKIVFADLKTMDAGELEADIAFKAGADLVTVLGAADDSTIAGAVKAAKAHNKGVVVDLIGIEDKVTRAKEVRALGAKFVEMHAGLDEQAKPGFDLNGLLRAGAEARVPFSVAGGVKLATIADVQKAGADVAVAGGAIYGAADPALAAKELRAAIV from the coding sequence ATGAAGCTCCAAGTTGCTATCGACCTCCTGACCACCGAAGCTGCCCTCGAACTGGCCGGCAAGGTTGCCGAATACGTGGACATCATCGAACTCGGCACGCCCCTGATCAAGGCCGAAGGGCTCTCCGTCATTACGGCCGTCAAGGAAGCCCACCCGGAGAAGATCGTTTTTGCTGACCTGAAGACGATGGACGCCGGCGAGCTCGAGGCCGACATCGCCTTCAAGGCCGGTGCCGACCTGGTCACCGTGCTCGGTGCCGCCGACGATTCCACCATTGCCGGTGCGGTCAAGGCAGCCAAGGCCCACAACAAGGGCGTCGTCGTGGACCTCATCGGCATCGAGGACAAGGTCACCCGTGCCAAGGAAGTCCGCGCGCTGGGTGCGAAGTTCGTTGAGATGCATGCCGGCCTGGACGAGCAGGCCAAGCCCGGTTTCGACCTGAACGGTCTGCTGCGCGCCGGTGCGGAAGCCCGGGTTCCGTTCTCCGTGGCCGGCGGAGTGAAGCTCGCCACCATCGCAGACGTCCAGAAGGCCGGCGCCGATGTCGCCGTCGCCGGCGGTGCCATCTACGGTGCAGCCGACCCCGCACTGGCCGCGAAGGAACTCCGCGCAGCCATCGTCTAG
- the zwf gene encoding glucose-6-phosphate dehydrogenase codes for MSVTYTDSHVRSGQNPLRDPRDRRLSRVAGPSSLVLFGVTGDLARKKLLPAVYDLANRGLLPPSFALVGFGRQRRTTEDLTAAIKESVKAYSRTPFDEAVWNQLSEGIRFVQGEFDDDAAFGRLSATLAELDEQRGTRGNHAFYLSIPPKAFEQVCRQLSKHGLAEAEGEKWRRVVIEKPFGHDLESARQLNDIVESVFPQDAVFRIDHYLGKETVQNILALRFVNQLFEPLWNANYVDHVQITMAEDIGTGGRAGYYDGVGAARDVIQNHLLQLLALTAMEEPISFNADDLRAEKEKVLAAVRLPEDLSTHSARGQFAGGWQGGEQVQGYLEEEGIPADSTTETYAAIRVDINTRRWNGVPFYLRAGKRLGRRVTEIAVVFKRAPNLLFRDHGDDDFGQNAVVIRVQPDEGATIRFGSKVPGTQMEVRDVTMDFGYGHSFTESSPEAYERLILDVLLGEPPLFPRHEEVELSWKILDPFEEYWAGLGEQPEPYAPGSWGPASADELLARDGRTWRRP; via the coding sequence ATGTCTGTTACTTACACTGATTCGCATGTGAGGTCCGGGCAGAACCCGCTCCGGGATCCGCGCGACCGCCGGCTGTCCCGGGTGGCTGGACCATCGTCCCTGGTGCTCTTTGGCGTAACCGGAGACTTGGCACGCAAGAAACTTTTGCCCGCTGTCTATGACCTCGCAAACCGGGGTCTCCTGCCGCCGAGCTTTGCATTGGTGGGCTTCGGCCGGCAGAGGCGGACGACGGAGGACCTCACGGCCGCGATCAAAGAGTCCGTCAAGGCATACTCCCGGACCCCGTTTGATGAGGCGGTCTGGAACCAGCTTTCAGAGGGCATCCGGTTCGTTCAGGGCGAGTTCGACGACGACGCCGCCTTTGGGCGGCTTTCCGCCACTCTGGCCGAACTGGACGAGCAGCGCGGCACACGGGGAAACCACGCGTTTTACCTGTCGATCCCGCCGAAGGCCTTCGAGCAGGTCTGCCGGCAGCTGTCCAAGCACGGCCTGGCGGAGGCCGAGGGCGAGAAGTGGCGGCGGGTGGTCATTGAAAAGCCGTTCGGGCACGACCTCGAATCGGCCCGGCAGCTGAACGACATCGTGGAATCGGTGTTCCCGCAGGACGCGGTGTTCCGCATCGACCATTACCTGGGCAAGGAAACGGTGCAGAACATCCTGGCGCTGCGCTTCGTCAACCAGCTGTTCGAGCCGTTGTGGAACGCCAATTACGTGGACCATGTGCAGATCACCATGGCCGAGGACATCGGCACCGGCGGCCGGGCAGGGTATTACGACGGCGTGGGGGCGGCCCGCGACGTGATCCAGAACCACCTGCTGCAGCTGCTGGCCCTGACGGCGATGGAGGAGCCGATTTCCTTCAACGCCGATGACCTGCGGGCGGAGAAGGAAAAGGTTCTCGCTGCGGTGAGGCTCCCGGAGGACCTGTCCACGCATTCGGCCCGCGGGCAGTTCGCCGGCGGTTGGCAGGGCGGGGAGCAGGTCCAGGGGTACCTGGAAGAAGAGGGCATCCCGGCCGACTCCACCACCGAAACCTATGCCGCGATCCGGGTGGACATCAACACCCGGCGCTGGAACGGGGTGCCGTTCTACCTGCGCGCGGGCAAGCGGCTGGGCCGCCGCGTGACGGAGATCGCGGTGGTCTTCAAGCGGGCACCGAACCTGCTGTTCCGGGACCACGGCGACGACGATTTCGGCCAGAACGCCGTGGTGATCCGGGTCCAGCCCGACGAGGGCGCCACGATCCGGTTCGGGTCCAAGGTCCCTGGCACCCAGATGGAAGTCCGGGACGTGACCATGGACTTCGGCTACGGGCACTCGTTCACCGAGTCCAGCCCCGAAGCCTACGAGCGGCTGATCCTGGACGTGCTCCTTGGCGAGCCGCCGCTGTTTCCGCGGCACGAGGAAGTGGAGCTGTCCTGGAAGATCCTGGACCCCTTCGAAGAGTACTGGGCCGGCCTGGGTGAACAGCCCGAGCCGTACGCGCCCGGCAGCTGGGGCCCGGCCTCGGCTGACGAGCTGCTGGCCCGCGACGGACGCACCTGGAGAAGGCCATGA
- the rpe gene encoding ribulose-phosphate 3-epimerase yields the protein MSISPLNCCINPSILSADFVNLEAELARISNADAVHVDVMDNHFVPNLTIGLPVVERLQKVSPVPLDAHLMISNADRWAPQFADVGLSSVTFHVEASDAPIKLARELRARGSKAGMALRPATPVEPYLDMLPELDMLLIMTVEPGFGGQAFLDVVLPKIRRARAAVEGSGVNVAIQVDGGITEETIIRAAEAGANVFVAGSAVYGRPSPEDAIESLRAKGQLAFGATTPRPDDVVFQQA from the coding sequence ATGTCCATTTCACCCCTGAATTGCTGTATCAACCCCAGCATCCTCTCGGCCGACTTCGTCAACCTCGAAGCCGAGTTGGCCCGCATCAGCAACGCCGACGCCGTGCACGTGGATGTCATGGACAACCATTTCGTGCCCAACCTGACCATCGGCCTGCCCGTCGTGGAACGGCTGCAAAAGGTCAGCCCTGTGCCGCTGGACGCCCACCTGATGATTTCCAATGCCGACCGCTGGGCGCCCCAGTTCGCCGACGTCGGCCTGAGCTCGGTGACGTTCCACGTCGAGGCGTCCGACGCCCCCATCAAGCTCGCCCGAGAACTTCGCGCACGCGGGTCCAAGGCAGGCATGGCACTGCGCCCGGCCACCCCGGTGGAACCATACCTGGACATGCTCCCCGAACTGGACATGCTGTTGATCATGACGGTCGAGCCGGGCTTTGGCGGCCAGGCATTCCTGGACGTTGTGCTGCCTAAGATCCGCCGCGCCCGTGCGGCGGTCGAGGGTTCCGGGGTGAACGTAGCCATCCAGGTCGACGGCGGCATCACGGAAGAAACCATCATCCGCGCGGCTGAGGCCGGCGCCAACGTCTTCGTGGCCGGATCGGCCGTGTACGGCAGGCCGTCGCCTGAGGACGCCATCGAGTCGCTGCGGGCAAAGGGCCAACTCGCTTTCGGCGCAACAACACCGCGCCCCGACGACGTCGTATTCCAGCAAGCCTGA